In Gossypium raimondii isolate GPD5lz chromosome 12, ASM2569854v1, whole genome shotgun sequence, a single window of DNA contains:
- the LOC128035288 gene encoding agamous-like MADS-box protein MADS2 yields the protein MRILYLMFCYISCMKVVQEIGEQSVQYNHPPPQMEEYFDPLQCSSSLQIGYNQCVSDQATVKASAANGFVPGWML from the exons ATGCGTATATTATATTTGATGTTCTGCTATATCAGTTGTATGAAAGTTGTTCAGGAAATTGGGGAGCAAAGCGTTCAATACAACCATCCACCGCCTCAGATGGAGGAATATTTTGATCCTTTACAATGCAGCAGCTCTCTGCAGATCGG TTACAATCAGTGTGTTTCAGATCAGGCCACTGTTAAAGCTTCTGCAGCAAATGGATTCGTCCCTGGTTGGATGCTTTGA